TGTTGATGAACACTCTTTGTCACCCGGTTGTCTTTGTCACAGGGCTGCGGCATGTCAGCGGAATACAGATTCACACTCCGAGTGAGGTGGAGGCGGTCAACGGGACAAACGTGAGATTGAAATGCACGTTCACGTCCAGTCACCCGGTGACACTTCAGTCCGTCGCAGCGTCCTGGAACTTCCGTCCCTTAAATTCAGGATCGGAGGAGTCGGTGTGTAGgaactgtgtttttatgaatgTGTCTTTGTTGTATTTGAATTTCATGATTAATGAAACGCTTAATAGTGTTGATTGTAAAGATTTAtagataataaatacaaaatttggtttattttctcctctccgtTCTTGAAAGACAGCAGCCACTCAATATATATGCCCCCTTTTAACAGCTCTCAGTGTGCAATCCTCCACTTGGAAAATTTTAATACATACAGCGACCCGCAGGAGGACTTAAGAAATAACACATTGTGCTACACGTGTCAGATGCAGAATAGAAGAACCGAATGCAACACATACActaacacatacagtacattactTCATGTCTGTCATGCAACATGAGATGCTTATCTTTAGGTGGCTGTGGACTCACAGCACAGACGAACAGATGAACATATGAACGGCACGATGCTAATATGTTAATATGGTTGTTGGTGGCTTTTAAACAGATAAACTATATAATTGTAGTAATAGAgtaatatttgatatttaaaatTTTCTTATGCATGCAATTTGTTTGGAGTCAAACTGCATatttgctggtgtgtgtgtgtgtgtgtgtgtgtgtgtgtgtgtgtgtgtgtgtgtgtgtgtgtgtgtgtgtgtcaggtgttttACTACAAGGACGAACCATACCCTCCTCAGCACGGGCGTTTTAAAGACCGGGCGGTGTGGTCGGGAGATATTTTGAAACAGGAcgtctccatcaccctgcatGAGGTGCCTCCAACCTTTAATGGCACCTACATCTGCCAGGTGCGCAACCTGCCAGATGTGCACGGCAGTAGCGGAGAGATCGTCCTCCGAGTCGTCAACAAAGGTGAGTCTGGCAGCGCTGCCTTTTGGGAGAGAATCTTTTGGGAAGATGGCGTAATGCAGCAATGTTGGAGCAGCTTTtagcttgtgtttttctgtcatttccatGAGTGTGTTCAGTATGTATTTAGAAGATGGTGTGTTATTGGTCCTTGTAGAACAATTCTCAGGCTTTTCCAcggggaggtcagaggtcagggtctTCCTGGAACATTTAGGGTTTTAGAGTCATGCTCAAGATAGTGCATAGTGCTCAAGAAGTGAAAGACAGCGTGTGTAATCACTGGGAcgctcttttattttctattcagtATCTCTGTTTTGTTCCCTCAAAATCCCCAACAAGTTCAGCTGTCACCCACTCTTATCACTGACTTCGGGTCCTGTTGCTTCTAGCCTCCCTCTCAGAGATCGGCATCCTGGCGGCTGCAGTTGGAGGCGCCTGTGGTATAATCCTGATCCTCCTCGGTATCTTCGTGGCCATGAGGTTCTACAGGAGAAAGCGCGCGGAAAACGACCTTGAGCTGCAACCACGGGAGCACGAGCGGAAGGACCCGACAGTGTGGTGAGGGCTGAAGAGCCGGagttcctctgctcctcttcctctcggGACTGGTGTGgagtctgattggctgtttgggTCCACTTTGCTGGAAAAGACAAGCGAAAGTTGGGGTGGGGAGGAATCTTCCATGTTTGCTCCTCCAATGTGAACCTCTCACTTACTATTGCAGTTTGTTTACTTCAGTATTAGATATATAATGTACCTGCCTTTCCATTTGTTGTAGAGATTTACACACTTTCAGATGTTTTTACCAAAAATGGCCAGTGATTGTAATTACTAGCTTGATTAAGAGTTTTTAAACTGTACAGTAGGAGATGTAAATATGGAGGGATTTTCTAACTAAATGTTGCTCTTCAACTTCAAGCTTcagttcacagcagcagtgcaccATTTGCTAATCATACAACCATGAACTCACCAGGTAAACACACTAAATCATGAATCATTTTATCAGAATCATCCCATAGTATTGATTTTATCCCTAAAGAGCACTTCATACATggtaactgc
Above is a genomic segment from Chelmon rostratus isolate fCheRos1 chromosome 14, fCheRos1.pri, whole genome shotgun sequence containing:
- the mpzl2b gene encoding myelin protein zero-like protein 2b, whose amino-acid sequence is MVYPVCRIWRLLLLGGFVLPGLRHVSGIQIHTPSEVEAVNGTNVRLKCTFTSSHPVTLQSVAASWNFRPLNSGSEESVFYYKDEPYPPQHGRFKDRAVWSGDILKQDVSITLHEVPPTFNGTYICQVRNLPDVHGSSGEIVLRVVNKASLSEIGILAAAVGGACGIILILLGIFVAMRFYRRKRAENDLELQPREHERKDPTVCLPEEAVHLKAVMLEKEVDSSDDEESEPSSGDDEEEEGAEGDDDDDDDDDDDDDDDDDD